Proteins encoded by one window of Candidatus Dadabacteria bacterium:
- a CDS encoding type II toxin-antitoxin system RelE/ParE family toxin, giving the protein MIKSFRHRGLKALYRGERPAKIAPEHIAKLKRILTVLDQSSGPEDMNLPGFQLHRLKGSLKGYYAVSVSGNWRVTFRFKDGDAVDVNYLDYH; this is encoded by the coding sequence GTGATTAAATCGTTTCGTCATCGTGGTCTAAAGGCTTTATATAGAGGTGAACGTCCGGCGAAAATCGCGCCTGAGCACATTGCAAAACTTAAGCGTATACTGACTGTGTTGGACCAAAGCAGTGGACCAGAAGATATGAATCTGCCCGGCTTCCAGTTGCACCGACTCAAAGGTTCGTTAAAAGGTTATTATGCTGTTTCAGTTTCGGGCAACTGGCGGGTCACGTTCCGGTTCAAAGATGGCGATGCTGTGGATGTCAATTATTTGGATTATCATTGA